A genome region from Procambarus clarkii isolate CNS0578487 chromosome 78, FALCON_Pclarkii_2.0, whole genome shotgun sequence includes the following:
- the LOC123746127 gene encoding probable G-protein coupled receptor No18 — protein sequence MSGTNYTADEGAEDLTKSVATWEVVLTVVTLGIIIIFIIVGNIFAIAAVFTYRPLRKVQNYFIVSLAVADLTVAVFVLPFNIAKSLIGKWIFGKSMCQMWLTCDIMCCTASILNLCAIALDRYWAITDPINYAQKRTLNRVMIMISLVWAISFIISFPPLLGWNDWPDVFTEDTPCLLSKKIGFILYSSFLSFYFPLILMAVLYVKIYQATKRRLRERAKAALLKKVIAGKNSRINTLKNSECIGPGHMSSRSVTPCSTDWQSDPELSFSDHDKSGQNRDDKTTGISDTCVNRQSNGSVISKFIANKQRISLTQERRLVRTLTIIMGCFVVCWLPFFLMYVILPLCPSCPILHVKVYGFIEWLGYVNSGLNPVIYTVFNKDFQKAFFNIVKGLTRNG from the coding sequence ATGTCTGGAACAAATTACACAGCCGACGAAGGTGCTGAAGATCTTACAAAATCGGTGGCCACTTGGGAAGTAGTGTTGACAGTAGTAACTCTAGGAATCATCATCATTTTCATCATAGTCGGCAACATTTTCGCTATCGCGGCCGTGTTCACTTACCGGCCGCTGAGGAAGGTACAGAACTACTTCATCGTGTCCCTGGCCGTGGCCGACCTGACGGTGGCCGTCTTTGTGCTGCCCTTTAACATCGCCAAGAGTCTCATTGGCAAGTGGATATTTGGGAAGAGCATGTGCCAGATGTGGCTCACCTGCGACATCATGTGTTGCACGGCGTCGATCCTCAACCTGTGCGCCATCGCCCTCGACCGCTACTGGGCCATCACCGACCCCATCAACTACGCCCAGAAGCGGACCCTGAATCGAGTGATGATCATGATTAGCTTAGTGTGGGCCATCAGCTTCATTATTAGTTTCCCTCCTCTTCTAGGCTGGAATGACTGGCCGGATGTATTTACTGAAGATACACCATGCCTTCTTTCAAAGAAAATTGGATTCATCCTTTACTCTTCATTTCTGTCATTCTACTTCCCACTTATCTTGATGGCCGTCTTATACGTCAAGATCTACCAGGCCACCAAGCGAAGGCTCCGTGAGCGAGCCAAGGCTGCACTGTTGAAGAAAGTAATTGCCGGCAAAAATTCTAGAATTAACACACTCAAAAACTCTGAATGCATAGGACCTGGACATATGTCCAGCAGAAGTGTAACTCCATGTTCTACGGACTGGCAATCCGATCCAGAATTATCATTTAGTGACCACGACAAATCTGGCCAAAATAGAGATGATAAAACCACTGGGATTTCGGACACATGTGTAAACCGACAGAGTAATGGAAGCGTCATCAGTAAGTTCATTGCTAACAAACAGAGGATATCCCTGACCCAGGAGCGTCGTCTGGTGCGGACTCTCACCATTATTATGGGGTGCTTCGTCGTGTGCTGGCTCCCATTTTTCCTCATGTATGTCATTCTCCCCTTGTGTCCATCTTGCCCAATTCTTCACGTCAAGGTCTACGGCTTTATAGAGTGGCTGGGGTACGTCAACTCTGGCCTCAACCCTGTCATCTATACCGTCTTCAACAAGGATTTCCAGAAAGCTTTCTTCAATATAGTAAAGGGACTGACACGAAATGGATAA
- the LOC138349501 gene encoding probable G-protein coupled receptor No18 has protein sequence MSGKNGTEGIVDVEKSWSFAIPIWEMVVMGFSLTIIITFTILSNVLVIVSVFTYRPLRKVQNFFIVSLAVADLMMAVFVMPFNVAYIIIGKWVVGKYLCEMFLTTITMCCTASIFNLCAIALDRYWAITDPVNYAPKRTIQRMLIMIILVWAISFVISFPPLLGWNDWPDVFTEESQCLLSQEVGYVIYSAAGSFICPLVLIVVIYIKIYKATKQRLLKRAKGTKLQKLDSTGKIKVVTLTSSEGKGSKGRVSRSLTPFPTSCHSELETSSSLDEGVTPQTDGSVISKFIADRQRISLTQERRLVRTLTIIMGCFVGCWLPFVVMYLILPFCPSCQELDMRIFDFIQWLSYVNSAFNPVIYTVFNKDFRTAFICMKKSVTRRLQEWSNCIS, from the coding sequence ATGTCTGGAAAAAATGGCACTGAAGGCATTGTTGATGTTGAGAAAAGTTGGTCATTCGCTATACCCATTTGGGAAATGGTTGTGATGGGGTTCtctctcactatcatcatcaccttCACCATCCTCAGCAACGTTCTCGTCATTGTGTCTGTGTTCACTTACCGGCCGCTGAGGAAGGTGCAGAACTTCTTCATCGTGTCCCTGGCCGTGGCTGATCTGATGATGGCCGTGTTCGTGATGCCCTTCAACGTCGCCTACATCATCATCGGCAAATGGGTAGTCGGGAAGTACCTGTGTGAGATGTTTCTCACAACCATCACCATGTGCTGCACGGCGTCCATTTTCAACTTGTGCGCCATCGCCCTCGACCGCTACTGGGCCATCACCGACCCCGTCAACTACGCCCCGAAGCGGACCATTCAGCGCATGCTCATCATGATCATCCTAGTGTGGGCCATCAGCTTCGTCATTAGTTTCCCTCCTCTGCTTGGCTGGAATGACTGGCCGGACGTTTTTACTGAAGAATCGCAATGCCTTCTATCGCAAGAAGTAGGATACGTCATTTACTCTGCAGCCGGATCATTCATCTGTCCATTGGTCCTAATTGTCGTAATATACATCAAGATCTACAAGGCTACCAAGCAGAGACTGCTAAAAAGAGCAAAAGGTACCAAGTTACAGAAGCTGGATTCTACAGGAAAGATAAAAGTTGTTACCCTTACCAGTTCAGAAGGAAAGGGATCTAAGGGCAGAGTCAGCAGAAGTCTAACTCCTTTTCCTACAAGTTGTCATTCTGAATTAGAAACATCAAGCAGTTTGGATGAAGGTGTGACCCCACAGACTGACGGCAGCGTCATCAGCAAATTCATTGCTGACAGACAGAGAATATCCCTGACCCAGGAGCGTCGTCTGGTGCGGACTCTCACCATTATTATGGGGTGTTTCGTCGGGTGCTGGCTTCCCTTCGTAGTCATGTACCTCATTCTTCCCTTCTGCCCATCTTGCCAAGAGCTCGACATGAGGATTTTTGACTTCATACAATGGCTGAGCTACGTCAACTCTGCCTTCAACCCTGTCATCTACACAGTTTTTAACAAGGACTTCCGAACTGCTTTTATCTGTATGAAAAAGTCAGTGACACGAAGACTGCAAGAATGGAGTAATTGCATTTCCTGA
- the LOC138349500 gene encoding probable G-protein coupled receptor No18 yields the protein MSGKNHTADVDDEKDLSIMLPIWEMVVTGFSLTIIIIFTILSNVLVIVSVFTYRPLRKVQNFFIVSLAVADLMMAVFVMPFNVAYIIIGKWVVGKYLCEMYLTSITMCCTASIFNLCAIALDRYWAITDPVNYAPKRTIKRMLIMIILVWAISFVISFPPLLGWNDWPDDFTEESQCFLSQKADYVVYSAVGSFFCPLVLIVIIYIKIYKATKRRLRMRAQGTKLKKLDAIGKIKVVTLINSEGQGPEGRVSRSVTPFPTARQSEIETSITDVEEANQKPPATTGNLDEGVNPQTDGSVISKFIADRQRISLTQERRLVRTLTIIMGCFVGCWLPFLIMYVLLPFCPSCQDIDMRIYDFLQWLSYVNSAFNPVIYTIFNNDFRTAFLCTGKSIRRRFQAWCD from the coding sequence ATGTCTGGAAAAAATCACACTGCAGACGTCGATGACGAGAAAGATCTGTCAATCATGTTACCCATATGGGAGATGGTAGTGACGGGGTTCtctctcactatcatcatcatcttcaccatcctcagCAACGTTCTGGTCATTGTGTCAGTGTTCACTTACCGGCCGCTGAGGAAGGTGCAGAACTTCTTCATCGTGTCCCTGGCCGTGGCCGATCTGATGATGGCCGTGTTCGTGATGCCCTTCAACGTCGCCTACATCATCATCGGCAAATGGGTAGTCGGGAAGTACCTGTGTGAGATGTATCTTACTAGCATCACCATGTGCTGCACGGCGTCCATTTTCAACCTGTGTGCTATCGCCCTCGACCGCTACTGGGCCATCACCGACCCCGTCAACTACGCCCCGAAGCGGACCATTAAGCGCATGCTCATCATGATCATCCTAGTGTGGGCCATCAGCTTCGTCATTAGTTTCCCTCCTCTGCTTGGCTGGAATGACTGGCCGGACGACTTCACTGAGGAGTCTCAATGCTTTCTTTCGCAGAAAGCAGACTACGTCGTTTACTCTGCAGTCGGATCATTCTTCTGCCCATTGGTACTAATAGTCATAATATACATCAAGATCTACAAGGCTACCAAGCGGAGACTGCGAATGAGAGCCCAAGGTACCAAGTTAAAAAAGCTAGATGCTATTGGAAAGATAAAAGTTGTTACACTTATCAATTCTGAAGGACAGGGCCCTGAGGGCAGAGTAAGCAGAAGTGTAACTCCTTTTCCTACAGCCCGTCAATCTGAAATAGAAACATCAATCACTGACGTCGAAGAAGCTAACCAAAAACCACCTGCAACCACTGGCAATTTGGATGAAGGTGTGAACCCACAGACTGACGGCAGCGTCATCAGCAAATTCATTGCTGACAGACAGAGAATATCCCTGACCCAGGAGCGTCGTCTGGTGCGGACTCTCACCATTATTATGGGGTGCTTCGTCGGGTGCTGGCTTCCCTTCTTAATCATGTATGTCCTCCTTCCTTTCTGCCCATCTTGCCAAGATATCGACATGAGGATTTACGACTTCTTACAATGGCTGAGCTACGTCAACTCTGCCTTTAACCCTGTCATCTACACAATTTTTAATAATGACTTCCGAACAGCATTTCTTTGTACAGGCAAGTCCATTAGAAGAAGATTCCAAGCATGGTGTGATTAA
- the LOC123746126 gene encoding probable G-protein coupled receptor No18, whose translation MCKMYCTCVTMCCTASILNLCAIALDRYWAITDPINYAQKRTLKRVLIMISLVWAISFVISFPPLLGWNDWPDEISEEMYCYLPQNAGYVIYSALGSFFCPLVLMIIIYVKIYKATKRRLHERAQKSKLKKLKASRNLRAITLANPDENRSEQTLNRSVTPCLKSDIETTSTDVEHSGHYNAGATIGSVDGMDRQSDGSVITKFIANRQRISLTQERRLVRTLTIIMGSFVICWLPFLILYVILPFCSPCKYLNMKVFDFIQWLSYVNSAFNPVIYTVFNKDFRAAIHNIITCRTC comes from the coding sequence ATGTGCAAGATGTACTgcacatgtgtcaccatgtgttgcacGGCGTCAATCCTCAACCTGTGTGCCATTGCCCTCGACCGCTACTGGGCCATCACCGACCCCATCAACTACGCCCAGAAGAGGACCTTAAAGCGAGTGCTGATCATGATTAGCTTAGTGTGGGCCATCAGCTTCGTCATTAGTTTCCCTCCTCTGCTAGGCTGGAATGACTGGCCGGATGAGATTAGTGAGGAAATGTATTGTTATCTTCCTCAAAATGCAGGATATGTTATCTACTCTGCGCTTGGATCATTCTTCTGTCCACTGGTCTTAATGATCATCATATACGTTAAGATTTACAAGGCTACCAAGAGAAGACTTCATGAACGAGCTCAGAAGTCAAAGCTGAAAAAGCTTAAAGCTTCCCGAAATTTAAGAGCCATCACACTCGCAAATCCTGACGAAAATAGATCAGAGCAAACACTCAACAGAAGCGTAACGCCGTGCTTGAAGTCCGACATAGAAACGACAAGCACTGACGTGGAACACTCGGGTCATTACAATGCTGGGGCTACTATTGGTTCAGTTGACGGTATGGACCGACAGAGTGACGGGAGCGTCATCACCAAATTCATTGCAAACAGACAGAGAATATCCCTGACCCAGGAGCGACGGCTCGTACGCACTCTCACCATCATAATGGGAAGCTTCGTCATATGCTGGCTTCCATTTTTAATCCTGTACGTCATTCTCCccttctgttcaccttgcaagTACCTCAACATGAAAGTTTTCGACTTCATACAATGGCTGAGCTACGTCAACTCGGCCTTCAACCCTGTCATCTACACAGTGTTCAACAAGGACTTCCGGGCAGCTATCCACAATATTATAACGTGTCGGACATGCTGA